From Parcubacteria group bacterium, a single genomic window includes:
- a CDS encoding thiamine pyrophosphate-dependent enzyme, whose translation MNKNLAKNLAPGHSACAGCAFPSIVRTILGEATTPVVISNATGCLEVTSTIYPYTAWNVPYIHSAFENAAATISGVERAYQFMRKKSRIKKKIKFVAFGGDGGTYDIGLQALSGALERGHNFLYVVYDNGGYMNTGNQRSSATPYGAGTETTPVGKESFGKVEMRKNLMGIVAAHNISYAAQANIANIADLKMKAKKALAVDGPSFLTVFSPCTNNWKFPTSQYVAIAKLATETNFWPLYEISAQGGSALGGESRKYTLNYEPKTLKPVSEFLKTQGRFKHLFSEKNKPVLARMQKIVNEEFARLASLSEL comes from the coding sequence ATGAACAAAAATTTAGCAAAAAACCTAGCCCCCGGTCATAGCGCTTGCGCGGGGTGTGCGTTTCCTTCAATTGTCAGGACGATTTTGGGCGAGGCGACTACGCCGGTAGTGATTTCCAATGCAACAGGATGTCTTGAGGTGACTTCGACTATCTATCCCTACACCGCCTGGAACGTACCATATATCCACAGCGCATTTGAAAACGCGGCGGCGACGATTTCTGGTGTGGAAAGAGCTTATCAGTTTATGCGAAAAAAAAGCAGGATCAAAAAGAAAATTAAGTTTGTTGCCTTTGGCGGAGACGGGGGAACCTACGACATTGGACTGCAAGCATTGTCCGGTGCACTTGAGCGCGGGCACAATTTTCTCTACGTTGTCTATGATAATGGGGGGTATATGAACACGGGCAATCAAAGATCGTCCGCGACGCCTTATGGCGCGGGAACAGAAACGACACCAGTCGGAAAAGAATCTTTTGGCAAAGTCGAGATGCGCAAAAATTTGATGGGCATTGTGGCGGCGCATAATATCTCCTATGCCGCACAAGCCAATATTGCAAACATTGCGGACCTCAAAATGAAAGCCAAAAAAGCCTTAGCAGTCGATGGGCCAAGCTTTCTCACAGTCTTTTCACCGTGCACGAATAATTGGAAATTTCCCACCTCGCAATATGTGGCGATTGCCAAATTGGCGACAGAAACAAATTTTTGGCCGCTCTATGAAATTTCCGCCCAAGGCGGATCCGCCTTGGGCGGAGAAAGCAGAAAGTATACGCTAAATTATGAACCAAAAACCCTAAAACCAGTGAGCGAATTTTTGAAAACCCAAGGCCGATTCAAACATCTTTTCTCGGAAAAAAATAAACCGGTTCTGGCGCGGATGCAAAAAATCGTGAATGAAGAATTTGCAAGACTTGCGAGTCTCAGTGAACTTTAA
- a CDS encoding class I SAM-dependent methyltransferase yields MQQEIINKILNETESGYDQMAEKFSHTRKNFWCDLAFIADYVEDGDKILDYGCGNGRLLEILKDKKIEYVGVDVSQKLIDLAKVKYPEHKASFSKISSLASLAFPDNYFNRIISVAVFHHFPEKYAREMARELFRITKPGGTIVITAWNLWQKKRRKNIFNFSSLLGKIFQIGAYRGFGFGDILVPFQDNEGGVFKRYHRVYTKSSLVEIFQSAGFEIEKCFLASGKNIVLIARKK; encoded by the coding sequence ATGCAGCAAGAAATAATAAATAAAATACTGAACGAAACCGAATCTGGCTATGATCAAATGGCAGAGAAATTTTCCCATACGCGGAAAAATTTCTGGTGCGATCTGGCTTTTATCGCTGATTATGTTGAGGACGGGGACAAAATTCTGGATTATGGCTGTGGCAATGGCCGGCTTTTGGAAATTCTGAAAGACAAAAAAATAGAGTATGTCGGCGTGGATGTTTCCCAAAAACTGATTGATCTAGCAAAGGTAAAATATCCCGAGCACAAGGCGTCCTTTTCTAAGATTTCAAGTCTTGCCAGTCTAGCATTTCCCGACAATTATTTCAATAGGATTATTTCCGTGGCGGTTTTTCATCATTTTCCCGAAAAATATGCCAGAGAGATGGCTAGGGAACTGTTCCGCATTACAAAACCGGGCGGAACAATTGTCATCACAGCTTGGAACCTTTGGCAGAAAAAAAGACGGAAAAATATTTTTAATTTTTCCTCTCTCTTGGGAAAAATTTTTCAAATCGGAGCGTATCGCGGGTTTGGTTTTGGCGATATCTTGGTGCCGTTTCAAGATAATGAGGGTGGCGTTTTCAAGCGCTACCATCGGGTGTATACTAAAAGTAGCCTCGTAGAGATTTTTCAATCTGCTGGATTTGAAATTGAAAAATGTTTTTTGGCCAGCGGTAAAAATATTGTTTTGATTGCGAGAAAAAAATGA
- a CDS encoding 4Fe-4S binding protein translates to MEKGAIIKHNIKKSPRTGSWRYMKPEVDKDKCIGCTTCVPFCPDACIEMKKHKDDKKDKADIDYEFCKGCGVCAQVCPVKAITMKKN, encoded by the coding sequence ATGGAAAAAGGCGCAATCATCAAACATAATATCAAAAAATCTCCCCGGACTGGTTCTTGGCGGTATATGAAGCCGGAAGTGGACAAGGACAAATGTATCGGTTGTACGACTTGTGTGCCGTTTTGTCCCGATGCCTGCATTGAGATGAAAAAACATAAAGACGATAAGAAGGATAAAGCGGATATTGATTATGAATTTTGCAAAGGCTGTGGTGTTTGCGCGCAAGTTTGCCCAGTGAAAGCGATAACTATGAAAAAGAACTAG
- a CDS encoding diacylglycerol kinase family protein — MNRINQFVKSMSCAMRGLGYILRNEKNFQNELVISIMVIIAMVYFHVTRMETVALVLVIVGVLIMELLNTVVERVVDILKPRVHPYARLIKDMMAAVVLISAIFAVVIGLIIFLPYISARLSF; from the coding sequence ATGAACCGGATCAATCAATTTGTGAAAAGCATGTCTTGTGCGATGCGAGGGCTGGGGTATATTTTGCGCAACGAAAAAAATTTTCAAAATGAGCTGGTAATATCAATCATGGTGATTATTGCCATGGTCTATTTCCATGTCACCCGGATGGAAACAGTCGCCCTAGTTTTGGTGATTGTGGGTGTTTTGATCATGGAACTTTTGAACACGGTCGTGGAGCGAGTAGTGGATATTTTGAAACCTCGGGTCCATCCTTATGCGCGACTCATCAAAGATATGATGGCGGCGGTGGTGCTTATTTCAGCCATTTTTGCGGTAGTTATCGGTCTGATCATTTTCCTGCCATATATTTCCGCTCGCCTGAGTTTCTGA
- the ftsZ gene encoding cell division protein FtsZ codes for MAEIKPPVETFARIKVIGVGGSGGHGISRMIETKIKGVEFVAINTDAQDLHHNKAAEKVHIGKNLTKGLGAGMNPDIGRQAAEENRDEIQEVLKGTDMVFVTCGLGGGTGTGAAPIVAESAKELGALTVAVVTKPFSFEGAQRRAIAEEGLANLRERVDTLITIPNDKLLQIIDKKTTLINSFKIVDDVLRQGVQGISDLITKPGIVNVDFADVRAIMSNSGSALMGIGIGTGENRAAEAAKAAINSPLLELSIDGAKGVLFNVSGSSDLTMLEINEAANIITEAIDPNAKVIFGAVVDETLKKGEVQITVVATGFDEDRINESRMSPMERLTRNKPVIEPEIEVGEPEEDLSRTFAVREEPKMIIEEKVPPKIQRTTNSFMQKDKVLTDEDDDDELEIPAFIRRKMGK; via the coding sequence ATGGCAGAAATAAAACCACCGGTAGAAACTTTTGCGCGCATCAAGGTGATTGGTGTCGGCGGATCAGGAGGACATGGAATCAGTCGCATGATTGAAACGAAAATCAAAGGTGTGGAATTTGTGGCGATCAATACGGATGCGCAAGATTTGCATCACAATAAAGCGGCCGAAAAAGTGCATATCGGAAAAAATTTGACCAAGGGCTTGGGTGCTGGAATGAATCCGGATATTGGACGCCAAGCAGCGGAAGAAAATCGCGATGAAATCCAGGAAGTCCTGAAGGGGACAGATATGGTTTTTGTCACGTGCGGACTGGGTGGCGGAACTGGAACAGGCGCCGCACCGATCGTAGCCGAATCTGCCAAAGAGCTAGGCGCATTGACTGTGGCGGTGGTCACGAAACCTTTCAGTTTTGAAGGCGCGCAAAGACGGGCGATTGCCGAAGAAGGTCTGGCCAATTTGCGCGAGCGCGTGGACACATTGATTACGATTCCTAATGATAAGCTCTTGCAAATCATCGACAAAAAAACGACTCTGATCAATTCTTTCAAGATTGTAGATGATGTGCTGCGCCAAGGCGTTCAGGGAATTTCCGATCTGATTACTAAACCAGGAATCGTGAATGTTGACTTTGCCGACGTGCGAGCGATTATGAGTAATAGCGGATCGGCTCTCATGGGAATCGGAATCGGAACAGGCGAGAACCGCGCGGCGGAAGCTGCCAAAGCCGCCATCAATAGTCCGCTTTTGGAACTTTCAATCGATGGAGCAAAGGGCGTGCTGTTTAATGTTTCTGGCTCTTCTGATCTTACTATGCTTGAAATTAATGAAGCGGCGAATATCATCACCGAAGCGATCGACCCGAATGCGAAAGTGATTTTTGGCGCCGTGGTTGATGAGACACTCAAAAAGGGCGAGGTGCAAATCACAGTTGTAGCGACAGGGTTTGATGAGGATCGAATAAATGAATCGCGGATGTCTCCGATGGAACGTTTGACAAGGAATAAACCGGTGATTGAACCGGAGATTGAAGTTGGCGAACCAGAAGAAGATCTGAGCCGTACTTTTGCCGTCAGAGAGGAACCGAAAATGATCATCGAAGAAAAAGTGCCACCAAAGATCCAAAGAACAACTAATTCCTTTATGCAAAAAGACAAAGTTTTGACTGACGAGGATGACGATGATGAGTTGGAAATTCCAGCTTTCATCCGCAGAAAGATGGGGAAATAG
- a CDS encoding NUDIX hydrolase, producing MDSKIIIASGPVIVEDNKVLLDLQGDDNFWKFCGGKTKEGEALKETAQRRAKEELGIKIEILDEKPFLIHTTKETTDGLVDVILVHYLAKRRGEITPGADIRECKWIPLSDLEKENLAPNILPTLKYFEFIAS from the coding sequence ATGGACTCAAAAATCATCATCGCGTCTGGTCCAGTTATTGTGGAAGATAATAAAGTTCTTCTTGATTTGCAAGGAGACGATAATTTTTGGAAGTTTTGTGGAGGAAAGACTAAAGAAGGAGAAGCTCTTAAGGAAACTGCGCAAAGGCGAGCCAAGGAAGAGCTAGGAATCAAAATCGAAATTCTGGATGAAAAACCTTTTCTTATTCACACGACAAAAGAAACAACGGATGGGCTTGTTGATGTTATTCTGGTTCACTATCTTGCCAAACGCCGCGGCGAGATCACACCAGGCGCTGACATCCGAGAGTGTAAATGGATTCCACTTTCCGATCTAGAAAAAGAAAATCTAGCGCCGAATATTCTTCCTACACTAAAATATTTTGAGTTTATTGCCAGCTAA
- the ybeY gene encoding rRNA maturation RNase YbeY produces the protein MKLNLEINNTDKSPVKKTFVKKVITETLAKSGYVELAKKSLSLSLAWVSEKEIRRLNKLYRKKDRTTDVLSFCEFEEASELKKATEQELFLGELILCYNYIKQSASECTSENDLQKELARIIAHGVLHLLGFSHGKTMFAIQDAIYDEALN, from the coding sequence ATGAAACTAAACCTAGAAATCAACAATACCGACAAGAGTCCGGTGAAAAAAACTTTTGTCAAAAAAGTTATCACGGAAACGCTTGCGAAGAGCGGTTATGTTGAGTTGGCTAAAAAAAGCCTAAGCTTGAGCCTCGCTTGGGTATCGGAAAAGGAAATTCGGCGGCTCAACAAGCTTTATCGCAAAAAAGATCGCACGACAGATGTGTTATCCTTTTGTGAATTTGAAGAAGCATCTGAATTGAAAAAAGCGACTGAGCAGGAGCTATTTCTCGGCGAATTGATTTTGTGTTATAATTATATCAAACAATCCGCAAGTGAATGTACCTCGGAAAATGATTTGCAAAAAGAACTGGCAAGAATCATTGCGCATGGCGTTTTGCATTTGCTCGGATTCTCGCATGGCAAAACAATGTTTGCTATTCAGGATGCTATTTATGATGAAGCTTTAAACTGA
- a CDS encoding MGMT family protein, producing MKRISNKSTKSFSDFVYAKTKLIPRGKVATYGQIAQAIGRPNASRAVGNALNCNPYAPVVPCHRVVRSDGRIGGFAQGAKVKAGLLAKEGVKVRDGEVVDFKEKLFDFRS from the coding sequence ATGAAGCGCATTTCTAATAAATCTACCAAATCTTTTTCTGATTTTGTTTACGCCAAAACTAAATTAATTCCACGCGGAAAAGTGGCAACTTATGGTCAGATTGCTCAGGCAATCGGAAGGCCCAATGCCTCGCGGGCGGTAGGCAACGCACTCAATTGCAATCCCTACGCACCGGTCGTTCCATGCCATCGTGTGGTGCGCTCTGACGGCCGAATCGGCGGTTTTGCGCAAGGGGCGAAGGTCAAGGCTGGACTTTTGGCCAAAGAAGGAGTAAAAGTAAGAGACGGGGAAGTGGTTGATTTTAAGGAGAAATTGTTTGATTTTAGAAGTTGA
- the rlmN gene encoding 23S rRNA (adenine(2503)-C(2))-methyltransferase RlmN, translating to MQLEKLKKILTDNGELKFRLSQIQKAIYQDGVSDFSEISTISKNLRETLEKEMKILSFEVEKVLVSKDKSSLKALLKLADGNKIESVLLSPMPARNATHSVAGGEKKWSVCISSQVGCPLNCSFCATGKGGLQRNLTAEEITDQVLFWRQYIRKQGTGNSEQEKNAPHPSDSVTWQNQNLLIKERGQISNIVYMGMGEPFLNWEEVKKSLRDLVDKNLFAFGSRSISVSTAGIPEGLKNLAEEFPQINLAISLHFATDEKRNRFMPINKKYNLEELKGALKDYFSKTNRQIFFEYVLLSGINDSEEDAYALSTYLKSIGHRQLLHVNLIAYNETGEEFKASSGNKTHLFKDFLEKGGMSVTIRKSLGQEVAGACGQLAGNKLKIF from the coding sequence ATGCAACTCGAAAAACTAAAAAAAATCCTCACTGACAATGGCGAGCTGAAATTTCGCTTGAGCCAGATCCAAAAAGCCATCTATCAGGATGGCGTTTCTGATTTTTCAGAAATCTCAACGATTTCCAAAAATTTACGCGAGACACTAGAGAAAGAAATGAAAATTTTATCCTTCGAGGTGGAAAAAGTTTTAGTATCAAAAGATAAGAGTTCTTTGAAAGCTCTTTTGAAATTAGCTGACGGAAACAAAATCGAATCTGTTTTGTTATCTCCAATGCCTGCCCGCAATGCTACGCATAGCGTTGCAGGCGGGGAAAAAAAGTGGTCGGTCTGCATTTCTTCGCAAGTTGGCTGTCCTTTGAACTGTAGTTTTTGTGCAACAGGAAAAGGCGGACTGCAAAGAAATCTGACGGCGGAAGAAATCACGGATCAGGTTTTGTTTTGGAGACAGTACATCAGAAAACAGGGAACAGGGAACAGTGAACAAGAAAAAAATGCACCTCACCCCTCTGATTCTGTCACCTGGCAGAATCAGAATCTCCTTATCAAGGAGAGGGGGCAGATTAGTAATATTGTTTATATGGGAATGGGGGAGCCTTTTTTGAATTGGGAGGAAGTGAAAAAAAGTTTGCGTGACCTCGTGGATAAAAATTTATTTGCATTTGGTTCGCGCAGCATTTCCGTTTCAACAGCTGGAATTCCTGAGGGGTTAAAAAACTTGGCCGAAGAATTTCCGCAAATCAATCTGGCAATTTCTCTGCATTTCGCGACCGATGAAAAAAGAAACCGGTTTATGCCGATCAATAAAAAATACAATTTAGAAGAGTTGAAAGGAGCACTCAAGGATTATTTTTCCAAAACAAATCGGCAGATATTTTTTGAGTATGTACTGCTTTCCGGCATCAACGACAGTGAAGAAGATGCCTACGCGCTTTCGACCTATCTCAAATCAATCGGTCATCGTCAACTTTTGCATGTAAACCTAATCGCTTATAATGAAACCGGAGAAGAATTTAAAGCATCATCTGGCAATAAAACACACCTTTTCAAAGACTTTTTAGAAAAAGGTGGAATGAGTGTAACAATCAGAAAAAGTCTGGGGCAAGAAGTGGCAGGGGCATGTGGGCAATTAGCTGGCAATAAACTCAAAATATTTTAG
- a CDS encoding elongator complex protein 3, which yields MIKAYDNFVKLAMQESVTTPGEFLRVKKNVSKILQIPVPTNANLREAYEKLVAQKKIKRDLGFENILISKKIRTRSGVAVIAVLTKPYPCPGKCLYCPSEKAMPKSYLKNEPAVMRAISVKFNPYAQVQKRLRALELNGHKTDKIELIVMGGTFSYFPKKYQNWFVTECFRAVNDYGHVARRDALRCVSTTLGREQKKNEKAQRRIIGLTLETRPDYIDEKEILNFRTLGCTRVELGVQSIFDDVLTKNNRGHDVAETIRATKLLKNAGFKINYHIMPGLYGSDEKKDYQMFKTLFSSPDFQPDMLKIYPTVVLRDSTLYDIWNRGLYRGLDDQQFEKFILRVKKNLIPPYVRIARLVRDVPAESIIAGPIISNLRQMIAEKSQCQCIRCREVGGNFNLQDELILNRIDYDASDGKEIFLEYTTSDRKKIFALLRLRINGDSTYITEVEPPQVLKNSAIIREVHTYGTMTEIDKKNSKSPQHIGLGKKLIAEAEKIARQEFGLKKIAIISGIGAREYYRKLGYRLKDSYMVKYIH from the coding sequence ATGATTAAAGCTTACGACAATTTTGTTAAACTGGCAATGCAAGAGTCCGTCACTACGCCGGGAGAATTTTTGCGTGTTAAAAAAAATGTTTCCAAAATTTTACAAATCCCCGTGCCAACCAATGCCAATCTGCGCGAGGCTTATGAAAAATTAGTCGCCCAGAAAAAAATTAAGCGTGACTTGGGATTTGAAAACATCCTGATCAGCAAAAAAATCCGCACCCGTTCTGGCGTGGCGGTCATCGCTGTGCTCACCAAGCCCTACCCTTGTCCGGGAAAGTGTCTTTATTGTCCGAGCGAAAAAGCCATGCCCAAGAGTTACCTAAAAAACGAACCGGCGGTGATGCGCGCCATCTCGGTCAAATTTAATCCCTACGCGCAAGTGCAAAAACGCCTGCGCGCGCTAGAGCTGAACGGTCACAAGACGGACAAAATCGAACTGATCGTGATGGGCGGAACGTTTTCCTATTTTCCCAAAAAATATCAAAATTGGTTTGTCACAGAATGTTTTCGCGCGGTGAATGATTATGGTCATGTAGCCCGTAGAGACGCATTGCGATGCGTCTCTACCACGTTAGGCCGCGAACAGAAAAAAAACGAAAAGGCCCAGCGACGGATCATTGGATTGACCCTCGAGACTCGCCCGGATTATATCGATGAAAAAGAAATTTTAAATTTTCGCACGCTGGGTTGCACCCGAGTGGAGCTCGGTGTGCAAAGCATTTTTGATGACGTGCTTACGAAAAATAATCGCGGACACGATGTGGCCGAAACAATCCGCGCCACCAAGCTTCTCAAAAACGCCGGCTTCAAAATCAACTATCACATTATGCCCGGACTCTATGGATCAGACGAGAAGAAAGATTATCAGATGTTCAAAACGCTTTTTTCTTCACCGGATTTTCAGCCGGATATGCTCAAAATTTATCCGACAGTCGTTCTGCGTGACAGCACGCTCTATGACATCTGGAATAGAGGCCTCTATAGAGGCCTCGATGATCAGCAGTTTGAAAAATTCATCTTGCGCGTCAAAAAAAATCTCATCCCGCCCTACGTCCGCATCGCGCGACTCGTGCGGGATGTGCCTGCCGAATCGATCATTGCAGGACCGATCATTTCCAATTTGCGCCAAATGATCGCCGAAAAATCTCAGTGCCAATGCATTCGCTGTCGAGAAGTCGGTGGAAATTTCAATTTACAAGACGAACTGATATTAAACCGCATCGACTATGACGCCTCGGATGGAAAAGAAATATTTTTGGAATATACAACAAGTGATAGAAAAAAAATATTCGCCCTTTTACGCCTGAGGATAAATGGAGATTCGACCTACATAACGGAGGTCGAACCTCCACAAGTTCTCAAAAATTCCGCCATCATCCGCGAAGTGCATACATACGGAACAATGACCGAGATCGATAAGAAAAATAGTAAATCCCCGCAACATATCGGCCTCGGGAAAAAACTGATCGCAGAAGCGGAAAAAATTGCCCGGCAGGAATTCGGCCTCAAAAAAATCGCCATCATTTCCGGCATCGGCGCGAGGGAATATTATCGCAAACTTGGTTATCGCTTAAAAGATAGTTATATGGTAAAATACATACACTAA
- the ftsA gene encoding cell division protein FtsA, protein MAKKEIIVGLDIGSSFVRTVIAQIIPSEENLRVIGVGIAPAFGVRRGIIVDLEEVIKSINESIALAERTAGVEVKYVISGVGGNHISSQYSKGVIAVGRADGEVVSDDISRVINAAQAISIPANKEIIHIIPRSYSLDDQKSIRDPLGMSGVRLEVDAMIIEGSTPHIKNLNKCIEEAGVLAESFVLSPLAAAKAVLSKRQKELGVVLVDIGGGSTSVAVFEENDLLRVSVIPIGGNHITNDIAIGLRTSIDVAEKIKLEFGNASPREISKKENIDLSQMDSSEEGIVSRHHVAEIIEARLEEIFTMVNKELKLIGKERLLPAGAVITGGTAKLPGCVDLAKNILALPSQTGFPVPLGGLVDKIDDPAFATAVGLLLWGQEEEQGQKRGGNGFGNKMVGGVISEMGGKMEGMKKWFGKFLP, encoded by the coding sequence ATGGCTAAAAAAGAGATTATTGTCGGATTGGATATTGGGTCTTCATTTGTGCGAACTGTCATTGCCCAAATTATCCCTTCCGAAGAAAATTTGCGAGTGATCGGTGTGGGAATCGCGCCGGCTTTTGGCGTGAGACGCGGAATTATTGTCGACTTAGAAGAGGTTATCAAATCGATCAATGAGTCCATCGCTCTAGCCGAAAGGACAGCTGGGGTGGAAGTGAAATATGTGATTTCCGGTGTCGGTGGCAACCATATTTCTTCCCAATATTCCAAAGGCGTAATCGCCGTCGGTCGGGCAGACGGTGAGGTTGTGTCAGATGATATTTCTCGCGTGATCAATGCAGCGCAAGCGATTTCGATTCCCGCCAATAAAGAGATTATTCATATTATTCCGCGAAGCTATTCCTTGGACGATCAAAAAAGTATCCGCGATCCATTAGGGATGAGCGGGGTGCGCCTGGAAGTTGATGCGATGATTATTGAAGGTTCGACGCCGCATATCAAAAATTTGAATAAATGCATCGAAGAAGCTGGAGTGCTGGCAGAAAGCTTTGTGCTTTCCCCTTTGGCTGCGGCCAAGGCAGTGCTTTCCAAAAGACAAAAAGAGCTAGGCGTGGTGTTGGTCGATATCGGTGGCGGATCAACCTCAGTGGCCGTTTTTGAAGAGAATGATCTCTTGCGTGTTTCCGTTATTCCGATCGGAGGCAATCACATCACCAATGACATCGCGATCGGCCTGCGTACTTCCATCGATGTGGCAGAGAAGATAAAATTGGAATTTGGCAATGCAAGTCCGCGAGAAATCAGTAAGAAAGAAAATATCGATTTGTCGCAGATGGATTCTAGCGAAGAGGGAATTGTTTCCCGCCACCACGTGGCAGAGATAATCGAAGCGCGGCTAGAAGAGATTTTCACGATGGTGAATAAAGAATTGAAATTGATCGGTAAGGAGCGGCTGCTTCCAGCCGGGGCGGTCATCACTGGCGGCACAGCAAAGCTGCCGGGTTGTGTGGATTTGGCAAAGAATATTTTGGCACTTCCGTCTCAGACTGGTTTTCCTGTTCCACTTGGCGGTTTGGTGGATAAGATTGACGATCCGGCTTTCGCGACAGCGGTCGGATTGCTTTTGTGGGGGCAAGAAGAGGAGCAAGGGCAGAAAAGAGGCGGGAATGGATTTGGAAACAAGATGGTCGGTGGCGTCATCTCGGAAATGGGCGGAAAAATGGAAGGAATGAAGAAGTGGTTTGGGAAATTTTTGCCTTAA
- the porA gene encoding pyruvate ferredoxin oxidoreductase produces MTNNNNKVNSEGREGALGQKLALTGGYAAAYALRQIEPDVMPVYPITPQTPIIETYAKFVADGEVETEMIEVESEHSAMSAAIGASAAGARTVTATSSQGLAYMHEMLYVASGMRLPILMVVAARALSAPLSIHGDHSDVMGSRDSGWVQIFCENPQEVYDKTIIGMKLAEACGLPVMVIMDGFNTSHSVENLEILDAQIVKKFIGEYQPEHSLLDIENPVTYGPVALQESYFEFKIDQEEAMEKVAEEYLKITKEYEKISGRKYTLFEEYQTEDAKKVLVLIGSVAGTAKDAIDELRKKGEEVGLLKVELFRPFPFSEIAIALKNAKEIIVMDRAQSIGSHPPLYSEISVSLRDNSDAKISSIVYGLGGRDVFKKQIEKILEGKFKEKYLT; encoded by the coding sequence ATGACAAATAATAACAACAAGGTGAATTCCGAAGGAAGAGAGGGTGCCCTGGGGCAAAAATTAGCATTGACCGGGGGATATGCCGCGGCTTATGCTCTCAGACAAATTGAGCCGGATGTGATGCCGGTTTATCCAATCACCCCACAGACGCCAATCATCGAAACGTATGCTAAATTTGTGGCGGACGGCGAGGTGGAGACGGAAATGATTGAGGTGGAATCAGAGCACAGCGCAATGAGCGCGGCCATCGGCGCATCAGCCGCCGGAGCACGCACCGTGACCGCTACAAGCTCACAGGGCTTGGCGTACATGCACGAAATGCTCTATGTGGCTTCCGGGATGCGTTTGCCGATTCTGATGGTTGTGGCGGCGCGTGCGCTCTCAGCTCCGCTTAGCATCCACGGTGATCACAGCGACGTGATGGGTTCTCGTGATTCGGGTTGGGTGCAGATTTTTTGCGAGAATCCGCAAGAAGTCTATGATAAAACAATTATTGGGATGAAATTGGCGGAAGCGTGTGGACTGCCGGTGATGGTGATTATGGATGGCTTCAATACTTCACACTCTGTGGAAAATTTAGAAATATTGGACGCCCAAATTGTCAAAAAATTTATTGGGGAATATCAGCCGGAACATTCACTGCTCGACATTGAAAATCCAGTAACTTATGGACCGGTGGCACTGCAAGAGTCCTATTTTGAATTCAAAATTGATCAAGAAGAGGCGATGGAGAAAGTGGCGGAAGAATATCTAAAGATCACCAAAGAGTATGAAAAAATTAGCGGAAGAAAATATACTTTGTTTGAAGAATACCAAACAGAAGATGCGAAAAAAGTTTTAGTATTGATCGGTTCAGTCGCCGGCACAGCCAAAGATGCGATTGATGAATTGCGCAAGAAAGGGGAGGAAGTTGGACTTTTGAAGGTTGAATTGTTTCGTCCGTTTCCGTTTTCGGAAATTGCAATTGCGTTAAAAAACGCCAAAGAAATAATTGTAATGGATCGCGCGCAATCAATTGGTTCGCATCCACCGCTCTATTCAGAAATTTCAGTCAGTTTGCGAGACAATAGCGACGCAAAAATTTCCAGTATAGTTTATGGCTTAGGCGGACGGGATGTATTCAAAAAACAGATTGAGAAAATTTTGGAGGGGAAATTTAAGGAGAAATATTTGACCTAG
- a CDS encoding TspO/MBR family protein, producing the protein MKKTYKLIISLLVPQLAGGIGSIFTVGSVKGWYPVLVKPALNPPNWVFGPVWTTLFLLMGYALYIIWTDESEKSKRLAYWAFGIQMVLNALWSIIFFGLHSPGGALFEMIFLWLAILVTIITFAKISRLSAWLLLPYILWVSFAGYLNYSIWILN; encoded by the coding sequence ATGAAAAAAACATACAAACTCATTATCTCGCTTCTTGTCCCACAGTTGGCGGGAGGAATTGGGAGCATTTTTACTGTCGGTTCGGTGAAAGGTTGGTATCCGGTACTGGTGAAACCCGCTCTCAATCCGCCGAATTGGGTGTTTGGTCCGGTCTGGACGACGCTTTTTCTCTTGATGGGCTACGCACTCTATATTATTTGGACAGATGAGAGTGAAAAAAGCAAACGCTTGGCCTACTGGGCTTTTGGGATTCAAATGGTTTTGAATGCACTTTGGTCGATTATCTTTTTTGGCCTGCACAGTCCGGGCGGCGCGCTTTTCGAGATGATTTTCCTTTGGCTGGCCATTCTTGTCACTATCATTACTTTTGCTAAAATTTCTCGCCTGTCAGCCTGGCTTCTTCTGCCATATATTCTCTGGGTGAGTTTCGCCGGCTATTTAAATTATTCAATTTGGATTCTAAATTAA